Proteins encoded by one window of Blautia faecicola:
- the radA gene encoding DNA repair protein RadA: MAKAKKTVFFCQECGYESPKWMGQCPGCKSWNTFVEETVSPSQTKHQEAAGRKKAEPVALSEISLDEEDRIHTGIKELDRVLGGGIVQGSMTLVGGDPGIGKSTLLLQVCRNLADQVSVLYISGEESLKQIKLRAQRIGAFGDRLRLLCETNLDTIRQVIEKEKPTVVVIDSIQTMYNEEVSSAPGSVSQVRESTGVLLQIAKGLGVSVFIVGHVTKDGNVAGPRVLEHMVDTVLYFEGDRHASYRILRGVKNRFGSTNEIGVFEMREEGLVEVENPSEFMLAGRPEGASGSVVACSMEGTRPILIEIQALVCASNFGMPRRTAAGTDYNRVNLLMAVLEKRLGLHLSASDAYVNIAGGIRMNEPAVDLGILLAVVSSYKDIVIDDKVLVFGEVGLSGEVRAVSMAEQRVQEAKKLGFTTVILPAACMKSVGQETEITLIPVENIRDAVRFLEQKR, translated from the coding sequence CCGGGATGCAAAAGCTGGAATACGTTTGTGGAAGAGACCGTGAGTCCGAGCCAGACAAAACATCAGGAGGCAGCAGGAAGAAAGAAAGCAGAACCCGTGGCACTTTCCGAGATTTCCCTGGATGAAGAAGACCGCATCCATACTGGCATCAAAGAACTGGACCGAGTTCTTGGTGGTGGAATCGTGCAGGGCTCGATGACACTGGTAGGCGGTGATCCGGGTATCGGAAAATCTACGCTTCTTTTGCAGGTGTGCAGAAATCTGGCAGATCAGGTATCGGTTCTTTATATCTCCGGTGAGGAATCCTTAAAACAGATCAAGCTGCGGGCACAGAGGATCGGTGCGTTCGGAGATCGGCTACGGCTACTGTGCGAGACCAATCTGGACACGATCCGCCAGGTGATCGAAAAGGAGAAACCTACGGTGGTTGTGATCGACTCGATCCAGACTATGTACAATGAGGAGGTATCTTCGGCTCCCGGAAGTGTATCCCAGGTAAGAGAATCCACCGGGGTGCTGCTTCAGATAGCAAAAGGGCTTGGCGTTTCCGTATTTATCGTCGGTCATGTGACAAAAGACGGAAATGTAGCAGGACCGAGAGTGTTGGAACACATGGTAGATACGGTGCTTTATTTTGAGGGAGACCGCCATGCATCTTACCGGATCCTGCGTGGAGTAAAGAACCGTTTTGGCTCCACCAATGAGATCGGTGTTTTCGAGATGCGCGAAGAAGGTCTGGTGGAAGTGGAAAATCCTTCGGAGTTTATGCTGGCGGGAAGACCGGAGGGAGCATCCGGTTCCGTAGTAGCCTGCTCCATGGAAGGAACCAGACCGATCCTGATAGAAATCCAGGCGCTTGTATGTGCCAGCAACTTCGGTATGCCGAGAAGAACGGCGGCAGGTACGGACTATAACAGAGTCAATCTTTTGATGGCGGTACTGGAAAAACGCCTGGGGCTCCATCTTTCGGCGAGCGATGCATATGTCAATATTGCCGGTGGAATCCGTATGAATGAACCGGCGGTGGACCTGGGAATCCTGCTTGCGGTGGTATCGAGTTATAAAGATATTGTGATTGATGATAAAGTGCTGGTATTCGGAGAGGTTGGTCTGAGCGGCGAAGTGCGTGCGGTAAGCATGGCAGAACAGAGAGTACAGGAAGCAAAAAAACTGGGCTTTACCACAGTAATCCTTCCGGCAGCATGCATGAAAAGTGTAGGACAGGAAACAGAAATCACCTTGATTCCGGTGGAGAACATCAGAGATGCAGTTCGTTTTCTGGAACAGAAAAGATAA